One genomic segment of Nerophis lumbriciformis linkage group LG20, RoL_Nlum_v2.1, whole genome shotgun sequence includes these proteins:
- the LOC133619300 gene encoding uncharacterized protein: MDDYCYAKMATSAKREDERESAPPTENNLKSEDEDVQQLIGNPEEVSPQLGGSSTLKQETPQPPCIKKEEEELCITQEGECLLGREEADYTKFPLSILSVKTEDDEEKPQVDNLLAPLSDSEAEDEVDEPLSSDKYCEGDMRTHTDNKHSERSTKKRGKTCLTCSVCAKSFTKKCHLTRHLRTHTGEKPFNCSVCGKSYSQNSVLTEHMRTHTGEKPFSCSVCGQSFTTKSRLTTHVSTHTGERPFKCSVCGNSFSQNSYLTQHMRTHKLEKPFSCSACGKSFSRNSYLTEHMRTHTGEKPFKCSVCGNSFSQKSHLTQHMRTHTGEKPFNCSVCGKSCSLKRYLTEHMRTHTGEKPFKCSVCGNRFSQKSHFTQHMRTHTGVKTCNCSVCGKNFSQNCSLTQHMRTHTGEKPFNCSVCGNSFSQNCHLTKHMRTHTGEKPFSCSVCGKSSSVKSRLIKHMRTHR; encoded by the coding sequence atgtccagcagctgattggtaatccagaagaagtttcccctcagttaggggggagctccactttgaagcaggagactccacaaccaccctgcattaaaaaggaagaggaggaactctgcatcactcaggagggagagtgtcttctaggacgagaggaagctgattacaccaagtttccactgagtattctctctgtgaagactgaagatgatgaagagaaaccacaagtagacaacctcttagctccactatcagatagtgaggctgaagacgaggttgacgaacctttgagcagcgataaatactgtgaaggtgatatgaggactcacactgacaacaaacactctgaacgCTCCacaaagaagagaggtaaaacatgtttgacCTGCTCGGTTTGTGctaaaagttttactaaaaagtGCCACTTGACTCGacacttgagaacacacacaggtgaaaaaccatttaattgttcagtttgtggcaaaagctattCTCAAAATTCtgttttgactgaacacatgcgaacacacacaggtgaaaaaccatttagttgttcagtttgtggtcaaAGTTTTACTACAAAGAGCCGTTTGACTACACACGTGagtacacacacaggtgaaagaccatttaagtgttcagtttgtggcaacagcttttctcaaaatagctattTGACCCAACATATGAGAACGCACAAacttgaaaaaccatttagttgttcagcctgtggcaaaagcttttctcgaaatagctatttgactgaacacatgagaacacacacaggtgaaaaaccctttaagtgttcagtttgtggcaacagcttttctcaaaaaagccatttgactcaacacatgagaacacacacaggtgaaaaaccatttaattgttcagtttgtggcaaaagctgttCTCTTAAGAGatatttgactgaacacatgagaacacacacaggtgaaaaaccatttaagtgttcagtttgtggcaacagaTTTTCTCAAAAAAGCCATttcactcaacacatgagaacacacacaggtgtaaaaacatgtaattgttcagtttgtggcaaaaacttttctcaaaattgctctttgactcaacacatgagaacacacacaggtgaaaagccatttaattgttcagtttgtggcaacagcttttctcaaaattgtcATTTGacaaaacacatgagaacacacacaggtgaaaaaccatttagttgttcagtttgtggcaaaagctcgTCTGTTAAGAGCAGACTgattaaacacatgagaacacacagatga